One genomic region from Rattus norvegicus strain BN/NHsdMcwi chromosome 10, GRCr8, whole genome shotgun sequence encodes:
- the Cd7 gene encoding T-cell antigen CD7 isoform X1, whose product MKRIWPQASNVIYFEDELEPTVDSAFSGRINFSGSQKNLTIIMSLLQEADTGAYTCEAVRKVSVHGLFTTVVVKEKLSHEAYRSQEPLQTSVSLPAAIAVSFFLTGLILGVLCSMLRKTQIKKLCASGNKDSLCVVYEDMSCSNRKIPCTPNQYQ is encoded by the exons ATGAAGCGGATCTGGCCACAGGCTTCCAATGTGATTTACTTTGAAGACGAATTGGAGCCCACAGTAGACAGTGCCTTCTCAGGCCGAATTAATTTCTCTGGGTCCCAGAAGAATCTGACCATCATCATGAGCCTTCTCCAGGAGGCAGACACTGGAGCCTACACCTGCGAGGCCGTCAGAAAAGTCAGTGTCCATGGCTTGTTCACCACGGTTGTGGTGAAAG AAAAACTATCCCATGAAGCGTACAGATCCCAGGAACCTCTGCAGACATCAGTTTCCCTCCCAGCTGCCATTGCTGTAAGCTTCTTCCTCACTGGGCTGATCCTTGGGGTGCTGTGCAGCATGCTGAGGAAGACGCAG ATCAAGAAACTGTGTGCCTCAGGGAATAAGGACTCTCTGTGCGTCGTGTATGAAGACATGTCCTGCAGCAACCGCAAGATACCATGTACCCCCAACCAGTACCAATGA
- the Cd7 gene encoding T-cell antigen CD7 precursor, whose translation MTQALLALLLTLARILPGPLDAQEVHQSPRVVIASEGESINITCSTRGDLEGLIMKRIWPQASNVIYFEDELEPTVDSAFSGRINFSGSQKNLTIIMSLLQEADTGAYTCEAVRKVSVHGLFTTVVVKEKLSHEAYRSQEPLQTSVSLPAAIAVSFFLTGLILGVLCSMLRKTQIKKLCASGNKDSLCVVYEDMSCSNRKIPCTPNQYQ comes from the exons ATGACTCAGGCACTGTTGGCTTTGCTACTTACACTGGCTAGAATCCTGCCTGGCCCCCTGGATGCCCAAG AGGTACATCAGTCTCCCCGAGTCGTGATCGCCTCCGAGGGAGAGTCCATCAACATCACCTGCTCTACAAGAGGGGATTTGGAAGGGCTCATAATGAAGCGGATCTGGCCACAGGCTTCCAATGTGATTTACTTTGAAGACGAATTGGAGCCCACAGTAGACAGTGCCTTCTCAGGCCGAATTAATTTCTCTGGGTCCCAGAAGAATCTGACCATCATCATGAGCCTTCTCCAGGAGGCAGACACTGGAGCCTACACCTGCGAGGCCGTCAGAAAAGTCAGTGTCCATGGCTTGTTCACCACGGTTGTGGTGAAAG AAAAACTATCCCATGAAGCGTACAGATCCCAGGAACCTCTGCAGACATCAGTTTCCCTCCCAGCTGCCATTGCTGTAAGCTTCTTCCTCACTGGGCTGATCCTTGGGGTGCTGTGCAGCATGCTGAGGAAGACGCAG ATCAAGAAACTGTGTGCCTCAGGGAATAAGGACTCTCTGTGCGTCGTGTATGAAGACATGTCCTGCAGCAACCGCAAGATACCATGTACCCCCAACCAGTACCAATGA